The segment AATAGCTGCTTTTTGAGTTTCTTTAAAATATTTAGAAATCATAGCTCCATTTTCTTCCAGTTCTTCTTCAGAAAATTGTGCCTTAATTTCTTCTTTTATTTCAGAAAAAGCTGCACTTCGATCTTTTTTTGCCTTAGAATCTTTAGCGGTATCGTATATTTTTTGATAAGCAGCTTCTCTGACTTTTTGCTGAACACTCTCGTCTTCTCTCGCAACTTCATATTCTCTTGGCTCTTTTTTGCCAAAAGCTTCTGCAAGGCGAACCTGAGCATCAATCTGAATTTTAATAGCTTCGTGAGCAAATTTTATAGCCTCAGCCATTTCCTCTTCGCTACATTCTTTCATTTCACCTTCTACCATCATCACAGAATCTGCAGAAGCTCCAATGATCATATCAATATCAGCTTCTTCTAATGCTGAACGACTTGGGTTGATAACGAATTCTCCGTTAATTCTGGCTACACGAGCTTCAGAAACAGGAGTTTCAAAAGGAATGTCAGAAAGCTGAATAGCGGTAGAAGCAGCAAGACCTGCAAGAGCATCTGGCATCACTTCCTCATCATGAGACATTAACTGGATCATTACCTGTGTCTCAAATTTGTAATCTGATGGAAATAATGGTCTCAGAACACGGTCTACCAGACGCATTACCAGGATCTCCTCATTACTTGGCCTGGCTTCTCTTTTAAAGAAACCACCAGGATATCTTCCTGCTGCAGCGAATTTCTCACGATAATCTAATGTAAGCGGGAAAAAATCCATTGTAGTTGGAGTGTGAGAGGATACAACGGTACAAAGCATTACAGCATTTCCCATTCTAAGCTCCACCGATCCATGGGCCTGTTTTGCTAATTTTCCGGTCTCGAGTGAAATAGTTCTTCCATCTCCTAACTCGATAACCTCTTTAAATGTTTTTGGAATCATAAATTTTTTTGAATTTAATATGTAACTCTACATATTACGTTAAACAATGGTCTCCCTTTGAATTTTCATCGGGAATTGCTGTGTTGTTGTGTGTAGTTGTTGTGTAGCAGACCAATGAAAAACTACTTTCTGTCCATTTGCAGGACAGGGTAAGTTTTGTAACCAATATAACAAAAAAAGACTTTTAAAAAGTCTTTCCTGTATAAAAAAAGGGGCGTAAAGCCCCCTTTAAAATTTATTTTCTTAAACCTAATTCTTTAACAATAGCACGATATCTCATGATATCTTTCTTCATTAAGTAATCAAGCAAACTTCTTCTTTTACCTACCAGCTTTACTAATGAACGCTCTGTATTATAATCTTTACGATTAGTTTTCAGGTGATCTGAAAGGTGAGAGATTCGTTGTGTAAACAACGCAATTTGTCCTTCTGCTGATCCGGTATCATCTTTTCCTTTACCGTGCTTTGCAAAAAGATCTTGTTTTTCTTCTTTAGTTAAATACATTCCAATATTAATTTTAATGATTTTTATGTATTGACAGGATTTCTGTCAGGCGGCAAATATACTAATATTTTGATTAAATACCTTTGGCCTATAAATTTATTTTTCAGGCCCTTACTACTGATTTTGGATAAGATCCAGGTAGAGATTAACTTTATCTTTAAGTTCAGATCGGGGAGTTATAAAATCAAGAAATCCATGCTCCATTAAAAATTCTGCAGTTTGGAAATCTTTTGGGAGATCCTGTCCAGTTGTATCTTTTACAACTCGTGGACGTAAGCAAACCCAATTAATGCCCCTGGCTCAGATATATTGATGTCCCCTAGCATTGCAAAGGAAGCCGTAGTTCCTCCTGTAGTAGGATCTGTACAAAGAGAAATGTATGGTATACCAGCATCTGAAAGGCGTGCAAGTTTAGCAGAAGTTTTTGCTAATTGCATTAAGGACAAAGCTGCTTCCATCATTCTTGCGCCACCAGATTTTGAAATAATTAGTAGGGGAATTTTGTTTTCCAAAGAAAAATCTGCAGCACGTGCTATTTTTTCTCCTACAACAGATCCCATAGAACCACCAATAAAACTAAAATCCATACAGGCAACCACTAACTCTTTACCTTTGGAATTACCTACCGCTGTTCTTACAGCATCAGTAAGTCCGGTTTTTTCCTGAGCGGCCTTTAATCTATCAGTATATTTAGAAGTATCCTCAAAATTTAAAGGGTCTTTGGAGGTTATATTCTTATCTAGTTCTCTAAATTGATTGTCGTCAAAAAGTATTTTGAAGTATTCTTTACTGCCAATTCTCACATGATAACCATCTTCAGGGCTAACATAGAAATTTTTTTCAAGCTGCTCTGCATCTACAATTTTACCTGTAGGAGATTTGTACCATAAACCTTTTGGAACATCCTTTTTCTCTTCAGTAGGTGTTTGTATACCTTTTTGTGTTCTTTTAAACCACGCCATTTTGTTCTCTTTGTAAGTTCGTCTGCAACAAATTTTTTAGTATCAGTGCGTTAACCATGAATAAGAACAGCCGGAATTATATTAATTCCGGCTGTCTTAATATTGTTCTTATAATGTATGAACGTTGTTAAGGTCTTCAAATGCTTTTTTCAAACGTGTAACAAAAGTTTTTTCTCCTTCACGAATCCATATACGAGGATCATAGTGCTTTTTATTTGGAGAATCAGGACCTTCAGGATTTCCTATTTGACCAAGAAGATAATCTTTTTTACTGGACATATAGTCTCTTATTCCTTCGAGATAAGCATATTGTAGGTCTGTGTCAATATTCATTTTTATGACTCCATAGCTTATTCCTTCCCTTATTTCCTCAAGGGTAGAACCGCTACCTCCGTGGAACACGAAGTCAATGTGATTATCTCCAAGACCATGCTTTTGGCTAATGTGCTCCTGAGAATTTTTCAGAATTTTTGGAGTAAGCTTTACGTTTCCAGGTTTATAAACTCCGTGAACATTTCCAAATGCAGCTGCAATTGTGAATTGATCACTTACTTTGCTTAGTTCCTCATATGCATAGGCAACTTCTTCTGGTTGAGTGTAAAGTTTAGAATCATCAACATCTGTATTGTCTACACCATCTTCTTCACCTCCCGTAACACCTAATTCTATTTCCAGGGTCATCCCCATTTTACTCATTCTTTCAAGATACTTTTTGCAGGTACCTATATTTTCTTCCAAAGATTCTTCAGAGAGATCAATCATGTGAGAGCTAAAAAGCGGTTTCCCTGTTTTTTCAAAATGCTCTTCACTTGCCTCTAACATCCCATCAATCCAGGGAAGCAGTTTTTTTGCTGCGTGGTCTGTATGTAATATTACGGTTGCCCCGTACAGCTCTGCAAGCTCGTGAACGTGCTTTGCTCCAGCCACAGCTCCTGCAACTGAGGCACGTTGGTTTTCATTAGATAGCCATTTTCCTGCATTAAATTGAGCACCGCCGTTAGAAAATTGAATTATAACAGGCGCATTTAATTCTGCCGCTGTTTCCAGAACTGCGTTAATTGAACTGGAGCCTATAACATTTACCGCGGGGAGGGCGAAGCCTTTTGCTCTTGGCATATTTAAAAATTTCCTGTACTTGTTTTCCTGTGGCTACTCCTGGTTTAATGTTGTGACTCATTTTACGTGATTTTTCATTATTTAGTTATACAAAAATAGGAAAATTGTTTGGTTAGAAAGGGTAATTAATTCCAACATTATATACGGCATTATTAAAATTGTAGTTCTTAAACCACCTTTCACCCTTAGGTAGTGCAGGGTCATAAGTTTTAAAACCAACGTCAAATCGAAGAACGAAAAAGTTAAAATCGTAGCGCAGGCCCGTACCTGTTCCAACTGCGATATCCTGTAGGTCTGCAAAAGAATTGAAGGTGGCGGCATCCTCTTCTACGATATCCAGCACATTCCAAATATTCCCTATATCTACAAATAAGGCAGAATTTAAAGCTCCAAAGATGTTAAACCTAGTATTCTGCATTTAAAGCAATTTTCATATTTGCTTCGTTAAATTCATTCCTTCCGCCGCTACTTCCCGGACCCAGATCGTATGCCTGCCATGCACGATTATCATTTGGTCCTCCGGCAAAAAAACTACGAATAAAAGGAATGCTGTTGGCATTGCCATAAGGAATAGCAACCCCACCAAATGTTCTTATTGCAAAGATATTTTTATTGCCCCAGTCCCAGTGTTTTATATAATCAATTTCTGTCTTGGCGTATTGTGAAAAATTTACTCCCCAAATTTCATAAACTCCTGAAGCACTACGGTCCAAACCTAAGCAATTCCCGAAACGGCGGCCAGCACATTTCCTGCAGTTTCTACTTTAAACCGGAATCTGGAGAAATCACTGTCATAAAGATTTTCTTTGTTGTTGCGTAAGTAGGTGAAGTTGGTTGAAAAAATTAGGTTATTTTCAGTTAATCTCTTTTTCCGTTCCCCTATATTTCTAACTTCCTGGCGCTGGCCGGGTGAGAGGCCAGAGGTTCCTGAATTTTCCTCGGTGACGTCGCGTATAAATCCCTCTGCACCATTAGGAATGGAAAGTAAGCCTTCCTGAGTTAAATATTGTGGAGAAGTAACAACGTTACCCGATCTAACAATTTCATTTAGATTGTTATAGGAATTTCTATAGACATTAAAATAATTATCGGTATTCACATTTCGAACGTACTGAATATTTAAAAGATCCAGGCGGTGTGAAAGAATCCGGGAGGGATTCCAGCTGTAATTCAAAATTCCGTTTACGTTCTGTTTATCCAGACCAATATTGTTTTGGCTACTTACTCCTAAACTCACTGAGGTAAATGGCGACATATACTTCGGAATAAACTTTTCGGTATCAAAAGGAAGAAAGATCCTTGGGAAAGTCAATTTTAAATCAGCTCCAACTTCCGAAATATTAAAAAAACGGTCTTTTGAGCTTCCGCGTGCAGCATCAGAAGAAGAACCAACACTACCCCGTCCTGAAATTTCAAAATTTTCGGCACCTCCAAAAACGTTCCGAATTAGAAGAGAGCCTCCAAAACCTATTCCGAAGTCCATAATATTACTTTGGGATACCTCAAAATCGAAACCTAAGGAATATTTTTGTAGAGGGGATAGAAAAATGTTTGCAATTAAATTGGTATCTGTAGTATCTGCAGGATCTGCAGTATATTCAATAGTGGGATATTTAAATACCCGCAACGAACTTACCCTGTTATAGGTTCGTGTCCTGTCTCTATCCCGATAAATTTGTCCCGGTCTTATGAATATAGCATCGGTAATGGCCTGGGGTTTAAATTCAAGTTCATCGAAGCTGTAAATGTAATACCCGTTGTACTGCGCACTATCGGTTACAGGATTGAGCCTGTTGGCATAGGAATAATCAGTAAATACATTTACCCGCGAAATTTTGTGAATATTAAAGGGTTCCCTGGTGGATATCCCATTATTGTTAACCTGCCTGTTATTTATAATTGTTGTAGAGTTTAATTTGTAATTAGTGTCAACAGTATCGGCCTCAAAACTTATGTATTCCTGATCAAAATTATACACTCCATTGTTCCTGAATAATGAGGTAAGCCTGTCCCGTTCTTCATTAAAATCTAAAGTGCGGTATTGTTCTCCTGAGTTAATTAAAGAGGCAGACGAATGTGCTTCATAAATGGAATCTATAACAGGTGATGCAATCCTGGTACGAATGGAGTCAACTATATAGGGCTCTTTGGTAGTTACAAAATAATTAATTTCACCACGTTGCTCTTTAGTTGGTAGTATTTCATAGTCTATTTGAGCATTAAACCAGCCGTTATTGAAGTACCAGGATTGTAATCGGTTCCGGGATTTTTTAGCTAATTCCTCATCAATAATTACCGGGGCTTCTCCTGTGCTTTTTATCCACTCATTGAAGTTAACGTACGCCTCCCTCATCTTATCCACCTGTTTTCGTGAATAAATGTTTACCAGTCTTTCCTCCCTTCCCGGTTTTTTGTGCAACCAGTGAAGAAAAGCGGAGTCTGGATCTTGCTTTGCCCAGTTATAAAAATGTAATTTTATAGGAACACCTAAGAGCCGGGAGTTGGGTTCCTGGTACAGCTGGTTATATATTCTGTTTTTTTTTATTTCCTCCCCGTTACGGTAGATTGTATTATTGGTAAGAAGCAATTCATCACTTTCTACTCTCTTTACAGCATTACAGGAAATTAATAATACAACGGTTAAAATAAATAACGATATTTTTGCAGAAAGGCGTTTCAATAAAACTTCTTTAGAGATTTTAAAATTACTTCAAATCAATGGTAAGCAAAAGCCAAATTAAGTTAATAACAAGTCTTGAGCAAAAAAAAGGTCGTTCAAAAACGGGACTTTTTATGGTGGAAGGAAGGAAAGGAATTGCAGAACTTTTAAGCTCTCCTTTTAAACTTCATAGTCTTTTTACTGCAGAAGATATTTTTGTTTCTCCACAAGAAAAAACTTTTACAATAACCCAGGCTGAGTTGAAAAAAATCAGTAGGTTAAAAACGGCTCAAACTGCGGTGGCTCTTTTTGAAATACCAACAGAGAAAAGAGTTAATACCCAAAAACTTATTGTTGCTTTAGATGGAGTAAGAGATCCGGGAAACCTGGGGACAATTATTAGGTTATGCGACTGGTTTGGAATAGAGGACCTTGTTTGCTCTGTTGACACCGTAGATTGTTATAATCCTAAGGTTGTACAGGCAACAATGGGAAGTATTACGCGAGTGAATATAGTTTATAAAAATCTACTTCAGTTTCTTGAAGAAAATCCCAGTGCCCCAAAATGGGGGACCTTTCTGGATGGAAGTAATATTTATAAGTCTGAAATTTCAGAAAAAGGCATTATAATATTAGGCAATGAAGCTAATGGAATTTCTTCTGAGATTGAAGAAGTAATTAGCTCAAAAATACATATCCCACAGTTTGGAACTGCTGCAGAAACCGAAAGTTTGAATGTCGCTACCGCCACGGCCATTGTCTTAAGCGAATTCAAACGGCGGACTATAAATTAATTACTGGAATGTAAAATTCAGAAAAATTCCTCGTGTGTGCATAGTTTCAACATTCATCATGTCTGCAGTTCCGGAAATAAATTCATTATTCAAGGCAAAAACTCCACGAAGCGATGGAGAAAGCTTGAAATAGTAAAAATATAAATCTATTCCCACTCCTACTTCATAGAAGTAGTTATTCGTAGTCATCCTAATATTCGCTTCAGGATTATTTTCGTTACTGGATAAATTTATTGAAGTTGATACTCCTCCCACAACAAAGGGTCGAAAGTTGTTTAATCGGTTAGCTGAAAATTTCAGCAGCAATGGAATGTGAACGTGGGTACTGCTTACTTCATCAACCTCAGTAGTATAAGTTGCTTTAATTCCTGCAGTGTTGAAACTTACACCTGGTTCCAATCGAATATCTAAATTGTTGGAAAGCTTTAAGCTCCCTACAAGACCTACATTAAAACCAATTCCAGTCTCGACAATTAAATCTTTCCCGGTAGAGGGGCTGGGGAGGTATTCTTTATATCTAAAAGAATAGTCATACTTATTAAAGCCGAGGAAATAACCCCAGGACCATCTTTTTACATCAATGTCTGGTTGATTTAGTAATCGTTCTCCCGAAAAAATTTGTGCGTTACCCTGAGAAAAACAGAATAGCAGCCCCAAAATGGCAAAATATTTTTTCATATTAATTTTTAGAAGCTGTATATATAGTAGCTACACCAAAGGTTTGTGGCTCATCCTTTACGTTTATAAACCCAATTTTACGTAAAATATTGTTGAACTCTTCTCCAAAAGGAAAGGAAGCAGCACTTTCACTAAGGTAGGAGTAGGCCACCTTATCTTTTGAAAACATTTTCCCGATGAGTGGGAGTATAACTTTTGAATGAAATCGATAGCCTTGTTTATACGGGAATTTAGTTGGGACAGAGGTTTCCAAAACTACAAAGATACCCCCGGGTTTTAATACTCGTAATATTTCCCCTAAACCTTTCTCGAGGTTTTCAAAGTTTCGAACTCCAAAAGCAACTGTTATGGCATCAAAAGAATTATTATCAAACGGTAATGCTTCAGAATTTGCCTGGACCATTTTAATTTTTTCTGAAAGACCTTTTTCAGCAATTTTTTTTCGTCCCACAGCAAGCATTCCTTCTGATATATCCAGACCCACAATTTCTTTTGCGCCCGAGGGGGCAAAACTAATAGCAAGATCACCAGTACTTATGGCTATATCGAGAATATTTTCAGGTTTTTGATCCTGTACTTTCTTTACAACCTTTTTTCTCCATTTGACATCAATCCCAAAAGAAATCACCCGGTTTAATCCATCATAATTTTCAGATATAGTGTCAAACATTTGCTCGACCTGCTCCTTCTTATTAAGCTGTGAATCTTTATAAGGTGTAACTTTCTTTTCCATACGGCAAAATTTGGGTCAAAGATAAGAGTTATCCAATAATTGACTCACAGAGAAGGGTTTTTTATTCAAATTCAGGAATTTCGGGATTGTTTAAATTAATGTACCTTTGAGAATAATTACAATTTGATCGCTCTTTATGAAGATTATTATCGCTTAGTGCTGGTGAAGTTGGCTTTCATTTGGCTAAATTACTTTCCTTTGAGTCCCAGGATATTACACTTATAGATAACAACAGGGACAATTTAATATATGCTGATACTCACTTAGACATACGAACTGTTAAGGGAGATGCTACCTCAATTTCTATTTTAAAAGACGCTAATGTAAAATATGTTGATTTGGTAATAGGTGTAACTTCTAGTGAAGCCACAAATATTACCGTTTGTGTACTTGCAAAGCAATTGGGAGCGAAACGCACTATTGCGAGAATTTCTAATACTGAATTTCTCGAAAATAAGGAAGAAATTGGATTTACCCAATTTGGAATTGATGAATTAATTTCCCCCGAAGCACTTGCCGCGAGAGAAATTGCTTTACTTCTGGACCAGTCTGCTTTTAATGACAGCTACGAGTTTGAAGATGGGGCACTTACTATGATTGGTTTAAATCTCTCCAGGACTGCTATGTTCGTAGGAAAAACTGTCAAGGATGCCGCAAAAATTTTCCCAAAACTCCATTTTGTACCTATTGCTATCCAGAGGTTTGGTACACAGTATACCTTAATTCCTCGAGGAGATACTCAATTTAAAGAGGGGGATCAGGTTTACTTTGTTACAGTTACTAGTGGAGTTGAAGAATTATATAAACTTACAGGAAAAGTAAAGCATACCATCAAAAATATAATGATCCTTGGAGGAAGTAAAATAGGTAAAAAGACAGCAAAAGATTTATGCCGGAATAATTTCAAAGTGAAATTAATTGAAAATGACAGGGAAAAAGCATTTGATCTTGCCGATGAGTTGCCCGATGCACTTATTATCAATAGTGACGGGCGAAATGTAGAATTACTTGATGAAGAAAATATTCACGAGATGGATGCTTTTATTGCGGTAACAGGTAATTCTGAAACTAATATCATGTCCTGTCTTGTAGCAAAATCCAAGAGCGTTAAAAAGACAATAGCTCTGGTTGAAAACATGGACTATTTTCAGTTAAGTCATTCTATTGGAATAGATACACTTATCAATAAGAAACTACTGGCGGCCAATAATATCTTTAGATATATAAGAAAAGGAGAGGTTGTGGCCATGACCAAACTTAACAATATGAATGCTGAACTTTTAGAGTTCATAGTTAAACCAACTTCCCAGGTCTGCGACAAAAAAATTAAAGATCTTGATTTTCCACGATCTGCAATTATAGGAGGAATCATCAGGAATGGAGAGGGTTTAATTGCACTGGGAGATTTTATGATAAGATCTGGGGACCGGATAGTGGTATGTTGCCTACCCCGATCTATTAATAAGGTGGAGAAACTATTTTTATAATAAGCTAAACCCTTAAAGATTTCCTCTTAGGGTAAAATATATTAAAAATAAAAGCCGCAAAAAGCGGCTCTTATTTTTTTACAATTTATCTTTAGGAAACTGCAGCCTTAATTCTTTTTAATGCTTCCTCAATTTGTTCTTCACTGGCGGCATATGAAAGTCTTATACAGTCAGGATTTCCAAATGCGTCTCCTGTTACTGTGGCAACAAGTGCTTCTTCCAGGAGAAACATAGAAAAATCTGTAGCATCTTTAATTTGATGTCCTTTGATAGTTTTTCCGAAGAAATGGGAGATATTAGGAAATACGTAAAAAGCTCCTTCTGGTTCAGTGGTTTTAAATCCTGGGATTTCATTAAGTAAGGAAATTATTAGTTTCCTTCTTTCTTTAAAGGTGTCCACCATATGTTGAATTTTGCTTACGGGAGCTTCGAGCGCGGTAATTACTGCTCGTTGAGCAATGCAATTCGCTCCACTGGTAATTTGACCCTGCATTTTGTTGCAGGCCCTGGCAATCCAGTCTGGAGCTCCAATATATCCAATTCTCCATCCAGTCATTGCAAAGGCTTTTGAAACTCCGTTGACAGTAACCACCCGATCGTACATGTCATCAAATTCTGCCATAGACGCATGTTCTCCAACAAAATTTATGTGCTCATAGATCTCATCACTCACCACAATAATGTTCGGGTGTTTTACCAGCACATCTGCCAAAGCCCGAAGTTCTTTACGACTATAGACCATTCCGCTTGGATTGGAGGGTGAACTATACCAAATCATCCTGGTTTTAGGAGTAATGGCAGCTTCCAGTTGTTCAGGAGTAATTTTGAAATCACTTTCTACTGTTGTAGGAATTTCTACAGGAACTCCATCTGCCAGTTTAACTATTTCAGCATAACTTACCCAATACGGGCAAGGCAAAAGTACTTCGTCTCCGGAATTCAAAATGACCATTGCCACGTTTGCCAGAGATTGTTTGGCTCCGGTTGAAACAACAATTTGGGACCTGTTATAAGTAAGATTATTATCTCTCTTAAATTTGGTTATAATGGCATCCTTTAATTCAACATAACCGTCTACCGGGGTGTATGAATTGTAGTTGTCATTAATTGCCTGTATGGCGGCTTCTTTAATAAAATCTGGAGTATTAAAATCTGGTTCTCCAAGGCTTAAACCTATAATGTCTTTTCCTTCTTCCCTTAATTCTCTTGTCTTGGCAGCCATGGCCAGCGTTTGAGAAGTTGCGAGGTTATTAATCCTGTCTGATAATTTTTGTTGCATAAATGGTTGGTTAATAATAAAACTTAAGCTGAAATTGCAGGTTTCATACCCATTTCTCTAAGATGTTCAAAGTGGGCAATAATTGCTTCCCTGGTTGTTTTATATTCGTTATAAGGTAAATTACACTCTCTGGCGGTTTCCTTAACGATCTTTGCTATTTTGGAGTAGTGTATATGGCTAATGTTGGGAAAAATGTGATGTTCTACCTGATGGTTTAAACCGCCAGTGAACCAGTTAACAATTTTGTTATTAGTCGCAAAATTCACAGTCGTGTATAATTGATGGATCGCCCAGGTGTTCTTCATGGATCCGGTTTCATCGGGCAGTGGCATTTCAGTTTGTTTTACTACATGCGCCAATTGAAAAACTACACTAAGGATAAGACCTGCAGTATAATGCATTATAAAGAATCCTAAAAAGATTTTCCACCACGCAATTGATAAAATAATCATTGGCAGTACGATCCAAATACTTACGTAAATAAGTTTTGTGATAGCGATAATACTCCATTGCTTTACTGGGCTGGGTAATTTGCCATAAGCCAGTTTTCGAGCCAGATATCTCCTGGTTTGTTTAAAATCTGTAGTGAGGGCCCAGTTAAAAGTTAAAAGCCCGTAAAGAAATACCGAGTAATACTGTTGAAAGCGATGAAATTTTGCCCACTTTGCGTGTTTGGAAAATCTTATTATTCTTCCTGCATCAAGATCTTCATCGTGCCCGTGTATATTGGTGTAGGTGTGGTGAAGGACATTATGTTGCACCTGCCAGTTATAAACATTTCCTGCAAGTACGTATATAGTTCCTCCCATAAATTTATTTACCCATTTTTTACTTGAATAGGAGCCATGATTACCATCAT is part of the Antarcticibacterium sp. 1MA-6-2 genome and harbors:
- the rpsO gene encoding 30S ribosomal protein S15 → MYLTKEEKQDLFAKHGKGKDDTGSAEGQIALFTQRISHLSDHLKTNRKDYNTERSLVKLVGKRRSLLDYLMKKDIMRYRAIVKELGLRK
- a CDS encoding BamA/TamA family outer membrane protein, whose protein sequence is MQNTRFNIFGALNSALFVDIGNIWNVLDIVEEDAATFNSFADLQDIAVGTGTGLRYDFNFFVLRFDVGFKTYDPALPKGERWFKNYNFNNAVYNVGINYPF
- a CDS encoding BamA/TamA family outer membrane protein — encoded protein: MDRSASGVYEIWGVNFSQYAKTEIDYIKHWDWGNKNIFAIRTFGGVAIPYGNANSIPFIRSFFAGGPNDNRAWQAYDLGPGSSGGRNEFNEANMKIALNAEY
- a CDS encoding outer membrane protein assembly factor, with amino-acid sequence MKRLSAKISLFILTVVLLISCNAVKRVESDELLLTNNTIYRNGEEIKKNRIYNQLYQEPNSRLLGVPIKLHFYNWAKQDPDSAFLHWLHKKPGREERLVNIYSRKQVDKMREAYVNFNEWIKSTGEAPVIIDEELAKKSRNRLQSWYFNNGWFNAQIDYEILPTKEQRGEINYFVTTKEPYIVDSIRTRIASPVIDSIYEAHSSASLINSGEQYRTLDFNEERDRLTSLFRNNGVYNFDQEYISFEADTVDTNYKLNSTTIINNRQVNNNGISTREPFNIHKISRVNVFTDYSYANRLNPVTDSAQYNGYYIYSFDELEFKPQAITDAIFIRPGQIYRDRDRTRTYNRVSSLRVFKYPTIEYTADPADTTDTNLIANIFLSPLQKYSLGFDFEVSQSNIMDFGIGFGGSLLIRNVFGGAENFEISGRGSVGSSSDAARGSSKDRFFNISEVGADLKLTFPRIFLPFDTEKFIPKYMSPFTSVSLGVSSQNNIGLDKQNVNGILNYSWNPSRILSHRLDLLNIQYVRNVNTDNYFNVYRNSYNNLNEIVRSGNVVTSPQYLTQEGLLSIPNGAEGFIRDVTEENSGTSGLSPGQRQEVRNIGERKKRLTENNLIFSTNFTYLRNNKENLYDSDFSRFRFKVETAGNVLAAVSGIA
- a CDS encoding RNA methyltransferase, with product MVSKSQIKLITSLEQKKGRSKTGLFMVEGRKGIAELLSSPFKLHSLFTAEDIFVSPQEKTFTITQAELKKISRLKTAQTAVALFEIPTEKRVNTQKLIVALDGVRDPGNLGTIIRLCDWFGIEDLVCSVDTVDCYNPKVVQATMGSITRVNIVYKNLLQFLEENPSAPKWGTFLDGSNIYKSEISEKGIIILGNEANGISSEIEEVISSKIHIPQFGTAAETESLNVATATAIVLSEFKRRTIN
- a CDS encoding porin family protein, whose protein sequence is MKKYFAILGLLFCFSQGNAQIFSGERLLNQPDIDVKRWSWGYFLGFNKYDYSFRYKEYLPSPSTGKDLIVETGIGFNVGLVGSLKLSNNLDIRLEPGVSFNTAGIKATYTTEVDEVSSTHVHIPLLLKFSANRLNNFRPFVVGGVSTSINLSSNENNPEANIRMTTNNYFYEVGVGIDLYFYYFKLSPSLRGVFALNNEFISGTADMMNVETMHTRGIFLNFTFQ
- the ubiE gene encoding bifunctional demethylmenaquinone methyltransferase/2-methoxy-6-polyprenyl-1,4-benzoquinol methylase UbiE; the protein is MEKKVTPYKDSQLNKKEQVEQMFDTISENYDGLNRVISFGIDVKWRKKVVKKVQDQKPENILDIAISTGDLAISFAPSGAKEIVGLDISEGMLAVGRKKIAEKGLSEKIKMVQANSEALPFDNNSFDAITVAFGVRNFENLEKGLGEILRVLKPGGIFVVLETSVPTKFPYKQGYRFHSKVILPLIGKMFSKDKVAYSYLSESAASFPFGEEFNNILRKIGFINVKDEPQTFGVATIYTASKN
- a CDS encoding pyridoxal phosphate-dependent aminotransferase; this translates as MQQKLSDRINNLATSQTLAMAAKTRELREEGKDIIGLSLGEPDFNTPDFIKEAAIQAINDNYNSYTPVDGYVELKDAIITKFKRDNNLTYNRSQIVVSTGAKQSLANVAMVILNSGDEVLLPCPYWVSYAEIVKLADGVPVEIPTTVESDFKITPEQLEAAITPKTRMIWYSSPSNPSGMVYSRKELRALADVLVKHPNIIVVSDEIYEHINFVGEHASMAEFDDMYDRVVTVNGVSKAFAMTGWRIGYIGAPDWIARACNKMQGQITSGANCIAQRAVITALEAPVSKIQHMVDTFKERRKLIISLLNEIPGFKTTEPEGAFYVFPNISHFFGKTIKGHQIKDATDFSMFLLEEALVATVTGDAFGNPDCIRLSYAASEEQIEEALKRIKAAVS
- a CDS encoding acyl-CoA desaturase, translated to MNFNQDSIRFSRIDSAKFFRTLNKRVNNYFKENNLAKTGNWKLHLKALVMFTLFLAPYFLILSLDISQWWMLLLTIVMGAGMAGVGMNIMHDGNHGSYSSKKWVNKFMGGTIYVLAGNVYNWQVQHNVLHHTYTNIHGHDEDLDAGRIIRFSKHAKWAKFHRFQQYYSVFLYGLLTFNWALTTDFKQTRRYLARKLAYGKLPSPVKQWSIIAITKLIYVSIWIVLPMIILSIAWWKIFLGFFIMHYTAGLILSVVFQLAHVVKQTEMPLPDETGSMKNTWAIHQLYTTVNFATNNKIVNWFTGGLNHQVEHHIFPNISHIHYSKIAKIVKETARECNLPYNEYKTTREAIIAHFEHLREMGMKPAISA